One region of Candidatus Eremiobacteraceae bacterium genomic DNA includes:
- a CDS encoding P1 family peptidase, with amino-acid sequence MTIATVLLAATLAAAANPFPTSGPYVKAPALGIHIGRLQPGRYDAITDVAGVRVGQVTHISGTGNLVPGVGPVRTGVTAILPRTDVWHRKVFAAAWALNGNGEMTGTNWVNEAGWMEVPVVLTDTLSVGRVDDGVISWYLKQYKSIGIEDDVPLPVVAECDDQFLNDQEGRHNTAEDAVAALDAAVGGPVAQGGVGGGTGMMSFEFKGGIGTASRVLPAAEGGYTVGVLVNTNTARRDQLMIDGAPVGANIKDLLPRAPRPGNGSIIIVIATDAPLLHDQLERVAKRAALGLARTGATAMTGSGDLVIAFSTANVVPHYPEARTFQVTVLDQYHINPVFDATEDATEESVINALLAGTTMTGRDGDTAYGLPHDRLLQILHRYGH; translated from the coding sequence ATGACGATCGCAACAGTTCTATTGGCCGCAACGCTTGCCGCTGCGGCCAACCCATTTCCGACATCCGGACCCTATGTCAAGGCTCCGGCTCTCGGCATCCACATCGGGCGCCTGCAGCCTGGCCGTTACGATGCGATCACCGACGTCGCAGGCGTGCGCGTCGGACAGGTGACACATATTTCGGGCACCGGCAACCTCGTGCCGGGTGTCGGCCCCGTTCGGACGGGAGTGACAGCGATTCTTCCTAGGACCGACGTCTGGCATCGCAAGGTTTTCGCGGCGGCGTGGGCGTTGAATGGCAACGGTGAGATGACGGGCACCAACTGGGTGAACGAAGCCGGCTGGATGGAAGTGCCGGTCGTGCTGACGGATACGCTGTCGGTCGGCAGAGTCGATGACGGCGTCATCTCGTGGTATCTAAAACAATATAAGAGCATCGGAATTGAAGATGACGTGCCGTTACCGGTCGTCGCTGAGTGCGATGACCAATTTCTCAACGATCAGGAAGGACGGCACAATACCGCAGAGGATGCGGTTGCGGCACTCGATGCGGCCGTCGGCGGACCGGTTGCGCAGGGCGGCGTTGGCGGCGGCACCGGCATGATGTCGTTTGAATTCAAAGGCGGCATCGGCACCGCGTCGCGCGTGCTGCCGGCGGCCGAAGGCGGCTACACGGTCGGCGTGCTTGTCAACACGAATACCGCGCGGCGCGATCAATTGATGATCGACGGCGCACCCGTGGGTGCCAACATTAAAGATCTGCTCCCGCGCGCGCCGCGGCCTGGCAACGGCTCCATCATCATCGTCATCGCCACGGACGCGCCGCTGCTGCACGATCAACTCGAGCGCGTTGCCAAGCGTGCGGCGCTCGGTCTCGCGCGCACCGGCGCCACGGCGATGACCGGCAGCGGCGACCTCGTGATCGCATTTTCCACCGCGAACGTCGTGCCGCACTATCCGGAAGCTCGGACGTTTCAGGTCACGGTGCTCGACCAATATCACATCAATCCAGTCTTCGACGCCACAGAAGACGCGACCGAAGAATCCGTGATCAACGCGCTCCTCGCCGGCACGACGATGACAGGGCGCGACGGCGATACGGCTTATGGATTGCCGCACGACAGGTTGCTGCAGATCTTGCACCGCTACGGGCATTGA
- a CDS encoding methylated-DNA--[protein]-cysteine S-methyltransferase, giving the protein MTPRATASTGTCRAGPTALRVVWTFMGVAFVSEEARGIKAEIERRLKMSLKDERVPALIRDGLAKLARGAKDTDLPIDLTWARDYERDVLFAAMRIPWGETRPYRWLAREARRPLAVRAAASAIAKNPLWLIVPCHRIVRADGSIGQYGEGAKGVARKRRLLAREGIAL; this is encoded by the coding sequence TTGACCCCGCGCGCCACTGCATCGACCGGCACGTGCCGCGCGGGTCCGACCGCGCTTCGCGTCGTGTGGACGTTCATGGGCGTGGCTTTCGTCAGCGAGGAGGCGCGCGGGATAAAGGCTGAGATAGAACGGCGTCTCAAGATGTCGCTCAAGGATGAGCGGGTGCCGGCTCTCATCCGAGATGGACTCGCCAAACTCGCGCGCGGCGCGAAAGACACTGACCTGCCCATCGACTTGACCTGGGCGCGCGACTACGAGCGCGATGTGCTCTTCGCGGCGATGCGTATACCTTGGGGCGAGACGCGGCCGTATCGCTGGCTCGCGCGCGAAGCGCGCCGCCCGCTTGCCGTGCGCGCCGCGGCAAGCGCCATCGCAAAGAATCCGCTCTGGCTGATCGTGCCGTGCCATCGTATCGTGCGCGCCGACGGCTCGATCGGCCAATACGGCGAAGGCGCGAAAGGCGTCGCAAGAAAGCGACGCCTCTTAGCCCGCGAAGGCATTGCGCTGTAG